The Pseudomonas sp. KU26590 genomic sequence GACCGAGCAGGAGCAGTCCGAAGGCTACGGCCTGGTGCCATTTGCGGCGTTCAGGTTGGCGAATGAGGAGATCGAGGGCGACGAAAGCGAAGAGTCGGGCGCCGCCGCCATGGCTGACCTGCTGGGCAAACTCGGCCTCAGTCGCGACAGTAACGACACCGCGGGCCAGGCCTTCCTGCAGGGCGAAGGCAGCCGCTGCCGCAGCAACCGCGATGAGAGCGCCGCTGATTTCATCGGCCAGTTGCTCGACACCGAAGGGTTGTCCGCCGCCGAGCGCCAATCCCTGGCCCGTGCCCGCCTGCAACTGCTGGAGGCGTGCACCTGGGAGGCGGACAAGCAGGCCAGCCTGTTGCCGACCGATGTTCAGTCGTCCGAAGCCAAAGCCTTCGTCGCTTACCTTCGCGCGGCATCGGACTTCTACAGCGGGCGCTTCAGCGACGCTGAAAACGGATTCACCGGCCTCGCCGACAGCACCCAGCCGTGGCTTAAGGAAACGGCGCTGTACATGGTCGCCCGCACCCGGCTCAACGCCGCGCAACAGGATGCGTTCGACGAATACGGCAGCCTCAAGGAAGACCACGATCGCGCCGCTTATGCCAGCGTCGGTCAAGCCATCGAGCATTACCTCAGCGCTTACCCCGACGGCCGCTACAGCCGCTCCGCCACCGGGTTGCTGCGCCGGGTCCATTGGCTGGCAGGGGACACCGACAAACTGGCTGCCGATTACACCTGGCAACTGACGCAAGCCGGCGAAGCCCGCGCGTCTGCCTCGCCGGAATCCTTGATTCAGGAAGCCGACAACAAGCTGCTGACCGCCCTGACCAACGCCACACCATCGCCGTTGATCACCGCGACCCATGACCTGATGATCATGCGGCCGCACCTGCCGAACCCACTGACCCGTGAACAGCTCGATGCGCAACAAGCGCTGTTCGCTCAGCAGCCGGCGATGTTCGACTATTTGCAGGCGGCCTTCGCGTTCTACGTCGACAACAATCCTGCCGAAGCGCTAAAGCGTCTGCCCAAAGACGTCCCCGAAAAAATGGATTATCTGGCCTTCAGTCAGCAGACCTTGCGCGGCCTGGCCCTGGAAGCGGGCAACGATATGCCTGCCGCCCAGACGCTGTGGCTGAAACTGCTGCCGCTGGCGCAACAACCTTTGCAGCGCGAACAACTGGAACTGGCGCTGGCAATGAACTACGAGCGCAGCGGGCAACTGGCCAAAGTGTTCGCCAGTGATTCGCCGATCCAGTCCGCCCAGTTGCGGCTGATTCTGCTGGGCAAAGTGGCCGATGCGCCGCTGCTGCGCCAGCAGATCGGTCAGGGCATCAGCGACGTCGAGAAGGCCACCGCGCAGTTCGTCCTGCTCTATAAGGAGCTGCGGCACAGCCAGTACGCCGCGTTCGCCGATGACTTGAAAGCCCTGCCGGACACGCCTGCGGACACTAAACTCGGCACCAGCCTGGGTTATGTCTACGGCGCCGGCCAGACGCTATCGTTGTTCCACTGGAACGGCGCCAAGGCCGAGTCGGGTTACGCCTGCCCGAGCATCGGCGAGATCGCCGCCCAGTTGCAGGCCAATGACAAGGACCCGAAAGGCCTGAACTGCCTGGGTGAGTTCATCCTGCGCAACGGCCTGGACGGGATGCCGCTGGATCAGAAGCCCGACGCGGGTGATCTGGGCAGCAGCGAACCCGGCTTCAAAGGCGCGGTGTTCTCGCGGCTGAACGGCTATCAGACCGTTATCGCCGACAGCAAGGCCGCGCGGGACGACAAGGCCTACGCCCTGTTCCGGGCGATCAACTGCTACGCGCCCGCCGGCTACAACAGCTGCGGCGGCAAGGACGTCGCGCCGGCGGTGCGCAAGGGCTGGTTCAAGCAACTGAAAACCGCCTACGGCGCCACCAGCTGGGGCAAATCGCTGCAGTATTACTGGTGATGAGCACGCTGTTTCGCTGGCGGGGGCTTGCCGGCGGATTGATCGGTTTGCTCATTACAGGCTTGAGCAGCGGCACCACCTCGGCAGCGGTGGACGCCCGCGAGCATGATGCCTTCTGGTTGTGGAGCGGCGTGGCAACGCAGCCGGTGCTGGATCGCGCGAAGACCCTGTACGTGTTGCAGGGCCAGATCAGCGCAACCCGTCGTGATCGGCAAACGGCAGTGCTGATAGCCCAAGGGATGAGCGTGACGCGTTTGCCCCAGCGGGAGGTGTGGATCGTCTACCGCGCCCACACCCTGCGCTGGCCCGAGCCGGTTTACAGACAGCTACTGGGCCAGGTGCAACGCTGGCGGGACACGGGCACGGCGGTTGCCGGCGTGCAGATCGATTTCGATGCGCGCACCCGTTATCTGCAGGACTACGTGGTGTTTCTCAAGGACCTGCGCCAGCGCCTGCCGCCTGAGGTGAAGCTGAGCATCACCGGGTTGATGGACTGGAGCAGCAACGCGGATTCGCAGGCGATCGGCGCGTTGAAAGGCGTGGTCGATGAAGTGGTGGTGCAGACCTACCAGGGACGCCACAGCATCCCCGACTACGCCGCTTACCTGCCACGCATCAGCCGGATGGGCCTGCCGTTCAGGATCGGTCTGGTGCAGGCCGGCGAATGGCAAGCGCCCCGGTATTTGCAGGACAGCCCGTGGTTTCGCGGGTATGTGGTGTTTTTGCTGAATCAGAAGTGACAAAAGTCCGCGTCGAAATGCAAAACCCTGCATGAGCGCGCTTGCCCGCGAACGCGTACTGCCTGTAACGAATCCATTGCCTGACACACCGCCTTCGCGGGCAAGCGCGCTCCTACAGTTTGATTTCATCCAACCGAGCTATCGCGTCGACCGCCGTTCATTGATTGTGGGTCCATCCGCCCAATGCGCCGTGATCAATGGCCTCTTCCCGGCTAAAGCCGGTCCTACAAAAATTGCGGTTCGCGCCGGGACCATTGGCACACCGCGCATCCCGTAGGACCGGCTTCAGCCGGGAAAGCGTCAGGCGCCACACCGCAAAACAAGATTTCAAACCTCAAGATCCAGCAACGCCGCCCCCAGCGCTTTGCCGTGGGCATCGAGGGCGAGTGATCGTGTGACGCCGCCCTTCAGAATGCCCGGCAGCACAAAATTCAGCGCACCCACCTTCGGCAGTTCATACCGAAGCACCCGCGAGGCATCGTCCCCCAGCAGTTCGGCGAAATGCTCAGCCACCCGCTCGACCGTCAGCGCCTGCAGCAATCGCGGGTAGTCTTCGGGCTTGAAGGCGATAACCGAAATGTTCGAGGTGTCGCCTTTGTCACCGGTTCGGGAATGGGCCAGTTCGCGCAATTTCATGGTGCTCACGATGCGTCCTCCAGATGAACCTGCGCCTTGATGGCATCCCGCGGCATCAGCAGCGACGCCACCGCCACCACCTGGCGCACGCCCTTGGTTGCGCCGCCGCCGCCATAAGGTCCGTTGGTGTACAGAGTTTCGACTTCATTGCCGATGCGCACGGCCTCGGCCTTGTCTGCACAGCGCGCGGCGACCCGCAGGCGCACTTCCCACGGCTCGGCCGCTGCCCGCGATCCCAGCGCCCCACCGTGCAACGCGTCCACGCCGATCAGCTCGGCACGGACGTCATCGAAGACCACGCCGGTCAGCTGCAAACGCTCCAGGACCACGTCCCGCGCCAATTGCGCCCGGGCTAGGGCGCCGGGGCCGCCGTAGGAAATCTGCCCTTCGCCGATCCAGCCGTCGAGATAACCGACCGAGACCTTGAGCGTCTGCGGACGCGCGCGGCCATCGGCGCCTTCCGCCCGCACTTCGTTGGTGGCGACTGGATGGAACGACACGCCGGAAAAATCCGCCGTCACGTCAGGGGTGAGGTACGCCGCAGGATCATGCACTTCATAAATCATCTGCTCGGTGCAGGTCGCCGTATCGATGCGCCCGCCGGAGCCGTCGACCTTGCTGATCACCGCCCTGCCCTCGGCGTCGACTTCAGCCAGGGGGAACCCGAGGCGCGCCAGATTCGGCACCTCCTTGACCCCCGGATCAGCAAAGTAGCCGCCGGTGATCTGCCCGGCGCATTCCAGCAAGTGGCCGATCAAGGTGCCGCGTCCCAGCCGCGTCCAGTCGTCTGCTGCCCAGCCGAACTCAAAGAGCTGCGGGGCGAGAAACAACGACGGATCAGCAACCCGACCGGTGATCACCACATCGGCATCGGCCTCCAGCGCCTCGACAATTCCCTGCGCGCCTAAATAAGCATTCGCCGAGATCAACCGGTCGCCTAGTGAAGCAATCGTCGCGCCGTTATCCAGCACCTGTTCAGGGCTCGCCTTTAAAACAGTAAGCACGTCATCCCCGGTCACCGCTGCGACCTTCAGCCCATGCAGCCCCAGTTCAACAGCGATGCGCCGCACTTCCCGCGCGGCCGCCAACGGATTGGCCGCGCCCATGTTGCTGATCAGCCGCAGCCGACGCTGCCCCGCTTCGCGCCCGCGCCCCAAGAACGGCAGCACGCGACGCATGCGCTCGCTCAGCAACGGGTCGAAACCGGCCTCCGGATCGCTGAGCCGGGCCTGCTGCGCCAGGGCAATGGTGCGCTCGGCGAGGCACTCGAAAACCAGGTAATCCAGCTCGCCCTTCTCGGCCAGTTCGACCGCAGGCTCAATGCGATCACCGGAATAACCGGCGCCAGAGCCGATACGTAATGTCTTCATTTAAAACACTCCCAGCAACAGTGCGGTCAGGGTCATCAGCACCGATGCGGCAAACAGAAACGGAATGGTAAAGCGCTGGTGGTCGGCCAGCTCGACCTTGCACAGCCCGACCAGCAGGAAGGTCGCCGGCGTCAACGGGCTGACCGGGAAGCCGGTGGTGTGCACGCCCAACAGCGACGCCTGGGCCACCTGAAGAGGATCGACGCCCAGGGAGCGGCCGACTTCAGCAATCACCGGCATCACGCCGAAGTAGAAGGAATCGGGGTCGAACAACAGGCTCAGCGGCATCGACAGGAAGCCCACCACCATCGGAATCAGCTTGCCGTGGCCGGCCGGGATCTGCGCCACAGCCACTTCGGCCATGGCCTTGAGCATGCCGGTGCCCTGCATGATCCCCGTGAACACCCCCGCCGCCAGAAGAATGCTGGCCATGGTCAGGGCGGTCTTGGCGTGGGCATCGATGCGCGCGCGCTGGGCGTCGACGTTGGGGTAGTTGATGCACAGCGCCAGCACCGTACCAACCATGAACATCACCACCGGGTCGACCCAGCCGGAGATCATTATCCCCATGACGGCGATGGTCAGCAGCAGGTTGAGCCAGAACAGACGCGGCCGACGCAGCACCGCTTCCTGCTCGGTCAGCACCCGCTGCGGCACCACATCGATGTGCTCGGCCGTGGTTTGAAAGCGGCCCAGCCCCAGGCGCTTTTCCTCACGCCGCCCGAGCATCCAGGCGCAGAAGAAGACAAACACCAGGCCAACGATCTGCACCGGAATCAGCGGCTGGAACAGGTCGGACACCGGCACATGCAAGGCCGCAGACGAGCGCAGCACCGGCCCGGTCCACGGCAGGAAATTCACCCCCGCCGCCATCGCCGCGACGCAGGCCAGAATCCTCCGGTCGATGCCCAGCCGTGTGTACAGCGGCAGCATCGCCGGGATCGTCACCAGAAAGGTCACCGCACCGGAGCCGTCGAGGTGCACCAGCAACGCCAAGAGGGCAGTGCCGACGACAATCCGCGTAGGACGCGTGCCCACGGTGCGCAGGATGCGGTCGATGATCGGGTCGAGCATGCCGGCGTCGGTCATTACCCCGAAGAACAGGATGGCGAACACGAACATGCCGACCACCGGGGCGACGTTTTTGATGCCGGTGATGATGAAGCCGCTGGTTTGCAGACCGAATCCGCCGATCAGCGCGGCGATGATGGGCAGGGCAATCAGGGCGACCAGGGGCGAGAGGCGCTTGCTCATGACGGCAGCGAGCAGGCAGAGGATGGTAATGACACCGAGGGTGGCGAGCATGGTTTGATCCTTCGTCATCCCTGACCGGCGGGCGGCGGGACGAGCTGTTGTTGTTTTCAGCGAGTATCGAAACGGGGGTAAGCTTTGTAAATTGAAATGTTCGGCGCTCTGCGTTCGGAAAAACCGAATCAGTGGGTGAAGCGAGCAATGGGAAAACAGCCATGAAGAACTCGATCCAGCACATCCGCGCCTTTCTGACGGTCGCCAACACGGGCAGCTTTGCCAAGGCGGCGCTGGAACTGAACCTGTCGCCGTCTGCCCTGACGGTGCAGGTCCAACAACTGGAGGAATGGCTCGGCGTCGCGTTGCTTGCGCGCAGCCCGCGCCAGGTCAGCCTGACCGCTGCCGGCCAGAACAATCGCGGGCCCATGGAGAAACTGCTGCTGGACCTGGACAACATCGTCAGCGGCTCGCGGGATCTGGCAGCGCTGCGCCGGGGCGTGGTGACCATCGCCGCCCTGCCCTCAATGTGTTCCGGCACGCTGCCGCCGATCCTGAAAGCCTTCCGCGAGCAATTCCCCGGCGTCGAAGTGCGCCTGCGGGACGTGGTCGCGCAGCGGATTGATGCGCTGGTGCGTGAGGGCGAAGTGGATTTCGGGCTGGGCGTGCGGGCACGCATGGGTCACGGGCTGGCGTTCGAGGTGGTGATGGTCGACCGGCTCAGTCTGTTCGTACCCGTTGATCATCCGCTGGCACAGGAGCGCTCGATCACCCTGCAGGCGCTGGCCGGACAGCCGATCATCCTCACCGGTCGCGACAGCAGCGTGCGCGAGCGGGTGGAACAGTTATTTGCCGAAGAAGGGCTTGTGCTGACGCCGGGGCTGGAAGCGAACTACATGTCGACGGTCATGGCGCTGGTGCGGCAAGGCCTGGGGATGACGTTGCTGCCGGAATCCGCCGACGAAGGCCGCGGCGATTTGACGCAGGTGCGGGTCGAGCATCCCGGGGTGTGTCGGGAGATCGGGCTGATTACCCGGACGGGTGTGAGCCTGAGCCCCGCAGCCCAGCGATTCGTCGAAACCATGAAGGACGCCCTGTCACCGCAACTACCGTAGGGGCCGGCTTGCTGGCGAATGGGCCGTCTTGGAGACGGATAGCGAATGACACACCGCGTTCGTCCGATCGCGGCCCGCAGCAAGCCGGCTATTACAGCCCGCGATTACCCGCGCCTGAACGGCAGCTGAACCCCTGCAACAGAAGCAGGGTTTTGCAAAAAAACCAGTACAGCCATTCAATAATGAGTATCATTATGTTACACAATGGCTGAATGCGAATGGCTACATGACGCATTCACGTCGCACACCCTACCAGATCTGCATCGGTGATAAATGCTCGTTCCTTTTTTGATCATGCTGCGCGAAGGGATTGAAGCCGCGCTTATCGTTGGCATCATTGCCAGTTACCTGAGACAGACCGGCCGTGGCGAGTGGATGCCCGCGGTGTGGATCGGCGTGTTTCTGGCTGTCGCGCTGGCGCTGTTCGTCGGCGGTGGCCTGGAGATGGTCAGCGCTGAATTTCCGCAAAAGCAGCAGGAACTGTTCGAAGGCATCGTAGGCCTCGTCGCCGTGGTGATCCTGAGTTCCATGGTTGTGTGGATGCGCAAAGTCGCACGCTCGGTCAAACATGACCTGCACCAGTCCCTGGACGCCGCGCTGGCCGGGTCGAGAAACCAGACCTACGCGCTGATCGGCATGGTGTTCTTCGCCGTCGCCCGTGAAAGCCTCGAAACCGTGTTCTTTCTGCTCGCTGTTTTCCAGCAGAGCGAAGGCGTGTCCGGTCCGCTGGGTGCGCTGTTCGGTCTGATCATTGCGGTGTGCATCGGCGTCGCCATCTACAAAGGCAGCATGCGTCTGAACCTGAGCAAGTTCTTCCGCTACACCGGCCTGTTCATCCTCGTCGTCGCGGCGGGCATTCTGTCCAATTCCGTGCGTTCGCTGCACGAAGCCGGGGTCTGGAACCACTTCCAGGACGTGGTCTTCGACATCAGCGCGATCCTGCCGATGGACGGCCCGACCGGCTCGGTGCTGGCCGGCATGTTCGGTTACCAGGATGCGCCGACCGTCAGCGTGCTGGTGGCGTACCTGGCTTACCTGGTCTTTGCGCTGGTCCTGTTCTTCAAGCCCCAGGCGCGGGTGGTGAGTCTGCCCACCCGCCCGGCCCATGAACACGGTCACACTTCTTCCGTTACGAATTCAGTTACGAACAAATAAGGGCACTCATGAACTCCACTGCCAACGGCCTTCCTCCCAAGAAAGCCAAGCCATCTCGCGCCTTGCAGTTCGCCGTTGCAGGTTCGGTGATTCTGATGATCGCGGCGGGCGCCATGTTTTATTTCGCCTCCCAGGCCGCGCAGCAAAAGCGCATCGCCAACAGCGGCAATGAAACCGTGGTGACCATCAACGCGAAGAGCTGCGAGCCGAATTCGATCACTGTGCCGGCCGGCAAGAACGCTTTCCGCATCGTCAACGCCTCGGATCGCGCCGTGGAATGGGAAATCCTCGACGGCGTGCTCGTGGTTGAAGAGCGCGAAAACATCGTTCCTGGCCTGAGCCAGATCATCAACGCCAACTTGCAGCCAGGCGACTACGCCATCACCTGCGGCCTGCTAAGCAACCCGCGCGGCACCCTGCACGTGACGCCGACCGCTGAGTCGGATGCCGCCGCCAAAGCGCGTCCGTCGATGGTCGCCTTCATCGGCCCGCTGTCCGAATACCGCGTCTACCTGAGCACCCAGAGCAGCGCGTTGATCCGCGCAGTGAATGATCTGCAGCAAGCCATCGACAGCGGCGATCTGGCCCAGGCACAAAAAGCCTACGCACCGGCCCGCGCTGCTTATCAGCGCATCGCCCCTGCCGCCCAACGTCTGTCCGAACTGGACAACGCTATCAACGCCCGCGCCGATTACTACGAAAAACGCGAGCAGGACCCGGGCTTCGGCGGCTTCCACCGCATCGAGTTCGGCCTGTTCTCGCAGAAATCCGTCGACGGCCTGACGCCGGTCGTGCAGAAGCTGCAAACCGACATCGCCAGCCTGAAACAGCAACTGCTGGCCCAGAGCATCGCCCCGGAACAACTGGCGAGCATGGTCGTGCGCAACATGCGCAGCATCGCCGAGGTGCGCAGCAACGGCGAAGAAGAACGCTACAGCCACCTCGACGTGAACGGTTTTGCCGCCAACCTGGAAGGCACGCGCAAGGTCAT encodes the following:
- a CDS encoding outer membrane assembly lipoprotein YfiO, whose amino-acid sequence is MRIRSLTPLALIVGATLGGQAQASSDDSCYPNWSLLRDSLDVCNNLPFLTPGNDSRVNLRLLLADQKSLTLKPNALTEQEQSEGYGLVPFAAFRLANEEIEGDESEESGAAAMADLLGKLGLSRDSNDTAGQAFLQGEGSRCRSNRDESAADFIGQLLDTEGLSAAERQSLARARLQLLEACTWEADKQASLLPTDVQSSEAKAFVAYLRAASDFYSGRFSDAENGFTGLADSTQPWLKETALYMVARTRLNAAQQDAFDEYGSLKEDHDRAAYASVGQAIEHYLSAYPDGRYSRSATGLLRRVHWLAGDTDKLAADYTWQLTQAGEARASASPESLIQEADNKLLTALTNATPSPLITATHDLMIMRPHLPNPLTREQLDAQQALFAQQPAMFDYLQAAFAFYVDNNPAEALKRLPKDVPEKMDYLAFSQQTLRGLALEAGNDMPAAQTLWLKLLPLAQQPLQREQLELALAMNYERSGQLAKVFASDSPIQSAQLRLILLGKVADAPLLRQQIGQGISDVEKATAQFVLLYKELRHSQYAAFADDLKALPDTPADTKLGTSLGYVYGAGQTLSLFHWNGAKAESGYACPSIGEIAAQLQANDKDPKGLNCLGEFILRNGLDGMPLDQKPDAGDLGSSEPGFKGAVFSRLNGYQTVIADSKAARDDKAYALFRAINCYAPAGYNSCGGKDVAPAVRKGWFKQLKTAYGATSWGKSLQYYW
- a CDS encoding DUF3142 domain-containing protein, which encodes MSTLFRWRGLAGGLIGLLITGLSSGTTSAAVDAREHDAFWLWSGVATQPVLDRAKTLYVLQGQISATRRDRQTAVLIAQGMSVTRLPQREVWIVYRAHTLRWPEPVYRQLLGQVQRWRDTGTAVAGVQIDFDARTRYLQDYVVFLKDLRQRLPPEVKLSITGLMDWSSNADSQAIGALKGVVDEVVVQTYQGRHSIPDYAAYLPRISRMGLPFRIGLVQAGEWQAPRYLQDSPWFRGYVVFLLNQK
- a CDS encoding acyclic terpene utilization AtuA family protein, whose translation is MKTLRIGSGAGYSGDRIEPAVELAEKGELDYLVFECLAERTIALAQQARLSDPEAGFDPLLSERMRRVLPFLGRGREAGQRRLRLISNMGAANPLAAAREVRRIAVELGLHGLKVAAVTGDDVLTVLKASPEQVLDNGATIASLGDRLISANAYLGAQGIVEALEADADVVITGRVADPSLFLAPQLFEFGWAADDWTRLGRGTLIGHLLECAGQITGGYFADPGVKEVPNLARLGFPLAEVDAEGRAVISKVDGSGGRIDTATCTEQMIYEVHDPAAYLTPDVTADFSGVSFHPVATNEVRAEGADGRARPQTLKVSVGYLDGWIGEGQISYGGPGALARAQLARDVVLERLQLTGVVFDDVRAELIGVDALHGGALGSRAAAEPWEVRLRVAARCADKAEAVRIGNEVETLYTNGPYGGGGATKGVRQVVAVASLLMPRDAIKAQVHLEDAS
- a CDS encoding CitMHS family transporter, with amino-acid sequence MTKDQTMLATLGVITILCLLAAVMSKRLSPLVALIALPIIAALIGGFGLQTSGFIITGIKNVAPVVGMFVFAILFFGVMTDAGMLDPIIDRILRTVGTRPTRIVVGTALLALLVHLDGSGAVTFLVTIPAMLPLYTRLGIDRRILACVAAMAAGVNFLPWTGPVLRSSAALHVPVSDLFQPLIPVQIVGLVFVFFCAWMLGRREEKRLGLGRFQTTAEHIDVVPQRVLTEQEAVLRRPRLFWLNLLLTIAVMGIMISGWVDPVVMFMVGTVLALCINYPNVDAQRARIDAHAKTALTMASILLAAGVFTGIMQGTGMLKAMAEVAVAQIPAGHGKLIPMVVGFLSMPLSLLFDPDSFYFGVMPVIAEVGRSLGVDPLQVAQASLLGVHTTGFPVSPLTPATFLLVGLCKVELADHQRFTIPFLFAASVLMTLTALLLGVF
- a CDS encoding LysR family transcriptional regulator; this encodes MKNSIQHIRAFLTVANTGSFAKAALELNLSPSALTVQVQQLEEWLGVALLARSPRQVSLTAAGQNNRGPMEKLLLDLDNIVSGSRDLAALRRGVVTIAALPSMCSGTLPPILKAFREQFPGVEVRLRDVVAQRIDALVREGEVDFGLGVRARMGHGLAFEVVMVDRLSLFVPVDHPLAQERSITLQALAGQPIILTGRDSSVRERVEQLFAEEGLVLTPGLEANYMSTVMALVRQGLGMTLLPESADEGRGDLTQVRVEHPGVCREIGLITRTGVSLSPAAQRFVETMKDALSPQLP
- the efeU gene encoding iron uptake transporter permease EfeU, translating into MLVPFLIMLREGIEAALIVGIIASYLRQTGRGEWMPAVWIGVFLAVALALFVGGGLEMVSAEFPQKQQELFEGIVGLVAVVILSSMVVWMRKVARSVKHDLHQSLDAALAGSRNQTYALIGMVFFAVARESLETVFFLLAVFQQSEGVSGPLGALFGLIIAVCIGVAIYKGSMRLNLSKFFRYTGLFILVVAAGILSNSVRSLHEAGVWNHFQDVVFDISAILPMDGPTGSVLAGMFGYQDAPTVSVLVAYLAYLVFALVLFFKPQARVVSLPTRPAHEHGHTSSVTNSVTNK
- the efeO gene encoding iron uptake system protein EfeO, whose translation is MNSTANGLPPKKAKPSRALQFAVAGSVILMIAAGAMFYFASQAAQQKRIANSGNETVVTINAKSCEPNSITVPAGKNAFRIVNASDRAVEWEILDGVLVVEERENIVPGLSQIINANLQPGDYAITCGLLSNPRGTLHVTPTAESDAAAKARPSMVAFIGPLSEYRVYLSTQSSALIRAVNDLQQAIDSGDLAQAQKAYAPARAAYQRIAPAAQRLSELDNAINARADYYEKREQDPGFGGFHRIEFGLFSQKSVDGLTPVVQKLQTDIASLKQQLLAQSIAPEQLASMVVRNMRSIAEVRSNGEEERYSHLDVNGFAANLEGTRKVIELLRPLLAKSSGDVLKKIDTASTALDDQLLMLKTADGFKPYDQVSTEQRKQVADKAKALADALDGIDPALGLSGL